One Setaria italica strain Yugu1 chromosome I, Setaria_italica_v2.0, whole genome shotgun sequence DNA window includes the following coding sequences:
- the LOC101760333 gene encoding blue copper protein — protein MTSCWVSRLPLAVLLLVATCSSTAAASSYTVGDGSGWTTGVDYTSWTASKTFKVGDSLVFNYAKGLHTVVEVSAAEYMACTAANPLGSDSSGATTVPLKTPGTHYFVCSITGHCGAGMKLAVTVGGSSSPASPTPTTTPRTSPTPTTPYTTPMPTTPTTTTPTPYTTPTTPTCSGGGGGGTTATPGTTPFMSYPSAAGLGSASLAGFGLVCCMMFQLVLL, from the exons ATGACTTCCTGCTGGGTCTCTCGGTTGCCTCTGGCAGTTCTGCTGCTCGTGGCCACCTGCTCCTCCACGGCTGCTGCCTCCTCCTACACCGTCGGCGATGGCTCCGGCTGGACCACCGGCGTCGACTACACCTCATGGACCGCCTCCAAAACCTTCAAAGTCGGTGACAGCCTCG TGTTCAACTACGCGAAAGGGTTGCACACGGTGGTGGAGGTGAGCGCGGCGGAGTACATGGCGTGCACGGCGGCGAATCCGCTGGGATCCGACAGCAGCGGCGCGACCACGGTGCCCCTCAAGACGCCCGGCACCCACTACTTCGTGTGCAGCATCACGGGCCACTGCGGCGCCGGGATGAAGCTCGCCGTGACCGtcggcggctcctcctcccccgcctcgccgaccccgacgacgacgccgaggaCGTCCCCAACCCCTACCACGCCCTACACGACGCCGATGCCGACGACCCCGACCACCACCACGCCGACGCCGTACACGACGCCGACGACCCCAACGTGCTCTGGAGGTGGCGGGGGAGGCACCACCGCAACCCCGGGCACGACGCCGTTCATGTCGTACCCCAGCGCGGCCGGCCTCGGTTCGGCGTCGTTGGCCGGGTTTGGCCTGGTTTGTTGTATGATGTTCCAGCTAGTGCTGCTCTAG
- the LOC101772480 gene encoding cyclin-dependent kinase inhibitor 1C: protein MSASRSALSAILFAVLAAVAFAATAPSPSPDGAPASAPANLLPKAAPTMAPTPAPAPAKMAPAPAPTKNAAAPKASAPSPHHHASSPPSGAPVAGPAPAPGPSMPPKSAAAPAAGSASLVALAAAFAAVAVRGF from the coding sequence ATGTCGGCCTCACGCTCCGCTCTCTCTGCCATCCTCTTCGCCGTCCTGGCAGCGGTCGCCttcgccgccacggcgccgtcGCCTAGCCCCGACGGCGCCCCCGCCTCGGCGCCAGCGAACCTGCTACCCAAGGCTGCCCCGACCATGGCTCccacccccgcgcccgcgcccgccaaGATGGCCCCGGCCCCTGCTCCGACGAAGAATGCTGCCGCCCCCAAGGCCAGCGCCCCGTCTCCGCACCACCACGCCAGCTCGCCGCCGTCAGGGGCCCCGGTGGCCGGGCCTGCTCCCGCGCCCGGACCGAGCATGCCGCCAAAGAGCGCCGCGGCACCTGCAGCCGGCTCCGCAAGCCTCGTCGCCCTGGCAGCGGCTTTCGCTGCCGTCGCGGTGCGCGGCTTCTAA
- the LOC101759645 gene encoding LMBR1 domain-containing protein 2 homolog A, protein MWVFYLISLPLTLGMVVVTLRYFAGPAVPRYVVATVGYAWFCSLSIIILVPADIWTTLTGSAKGGIGFFWSWSYWSTFILTWAVVPTIQGYEDAGDFTVKERLKTSIHMNLLFYSIVGAIGLIGLILLLIMHRAWDGGIVGFAMACSNTFGLVTGAFLLGFGLSEIPRNIWKNADWSHRQKVLSHRVAKMAVKLDSAHQEYSNAIVVAQATSNQMSKRDLLRPYMDIIDNMVAQLLREDPSFKPSGGRLGENDMDYDTDDKSMATLRRQLRRAHEEYYRCKSEYMTCVMEALKLEDTIKNYERRDANGWKYVSSFRESRSGTLGSLLDTIEFIWRCILRKQLQKAFAVILGCMSAAILLAEATLLPSGVDLSLFSILIKAVGKQEVLVQVAAFVPLMYMCICTYYSLFKIGMLMFYSLTPRQTSSVSLLMICSMVARYAPPISYNFLNLIRLGGNAKTTFEKRMGNIDDAVPFFGRGFNRIYPLIMVVYTLLVASNFFGRVIDFFGSWKRFKFQREEENIDGLDPSGMIILQKERSWIEQGCKVGDQVIPLARNFNGVSTDIESQNVPLVENTVEMKAGATSSSGRAGHSKYANNRENIASKYTAVREQNRQVGKSVKKEISSNSVSLLEERNSEQGSNTGVPPTGVSATWASMKIGFQNFKANMGSKKFIPLRQDPGFVPNSNVSSPESLDDIFQRLKRRPANMPVDYLDDDDDDNTGDMVLHFQDH, encoded by the exons ATGTGGGTGTTCTACCTGATATCGCTGCCCCTGACGCTGGGCATGGTCGTCGTCACGCTCCGCTACTTCGCCGGCCCCGCCGTGCCGCGCTACGTCGTCGCCACCGTCGGATACGCGTGGTTCTGCTCCCTCTCCATCATCATCCTCGTCCCCGCCGACATCTGGACG ACATTAACTGGCAGTGCGAAGGGTGGCATTGGATTCTTCTGGAGCTGGTCCTATTGGAGCACATTTATCCTAACATG GGCTGTAGTTCCTACTATCCAGGGCTATGAAGATGCAGGAGACTTCACTGTTAAAGAAAGGCTGAAAACTAGCATTCACATGAACCTGCTCTTTTATTCAATAGTGGGAGCCATTGGCCTTATTGGCCTCATCCTACTACTAATCATGCATAGAGCTTG GGACGGCGGTATTGTGGGATTTGCAATGGCATGCTCAAATACCTTTGGATTGGTGACTGGTGCTTTTCTTCTTGGCTTTGGGTTGAGCGAAATCCCAAGAAACATTTGGAAAAATGCAGACTGGTCTCACCGCCAAAAAGTACTTTCTCATAGAGTTGCCAAGATGGCTGTAAAGCTTGATAGTGCCCATCAAGAATATTCAAATGCAATTGTT GTTGCTCAAGCCACTTCAAATCAAATGTCAAAACGTGACCTTTTGAGGCCTTACATGGATATTATTGACAACATGGTGGCTCAACTG CTGCGGGAGGATCCTTCCTTTAAACCTTCTGGTGGCAGATTAGGCGAAAATGATATGGACTATGATACTGATGATAAATCAATGGCCACACTTCGGCGGCAACTCAGGAGGGCTCATGAGGAGTATTATAGGTGCAAAAG TGAGTATATGACTTGTGTCATGGAAGCCCTCAAACTAGAAGACACCATAAAGAATTATGAACGCCGTGATGCAAATGGATG GAAATACGTATCAAGTTTTAGAGAAAGTCGTTCGGGCACACTTGGATCACTTTTGGACACTATTG AGTTCATTTGGCGCTGTATACTGAGAAAGCAGCTTCAAAAAGCATTTGCTGTTATCCTTGGCTGCATGTCAGCTGCTATACTGTTAGCTGAAGCTACTTTGCTTCCAAGTGGTGTtgatttgtctcttttttccaTCCTTATAAAAGCTGTCGGAAAGCAAGAGGTTTTAGTTCAG GTTGCTGCATTTGTCCCCTTGATGTATATGTGCATATGCACATATTATTCATTATTCAAGATTGGTATGTTGATGTTTTATTCTCTGACTCCAAGACAAACCAGCTCTGTCAGCTTGCTTATGATCTGCTC AATGGTTGCGAGATATGCACCTCCTATTTCGTATAACTTTCTGAATCTCATCCGACTTGGTGGTAATGCTAAAACTACTTTTGAGAAG AGAATGGGGAACATTGATGATGCAGTTCCCTTCTTTGGGAGAGGCTTCAACAGGATCTACCCACTGATTATGGTTGTTTATACGCTATTGGTTGCTAGTAATTTCTTTGGCCGCGTGATTGACTTTTTTGGAAGCTGGAAAAGGTTCAAGTTCCAGCGTGAGGAAGAGAATATAGATGGTTTAGATCCGTCTGGAATGATTATTCTACAAAAAG aGAGATCTTGGATTGAACAAGGATGCAAAGTGGGTGATCAGGTTATTCCATTGGCAAGGAATTTCAACGGTGTGAGCACAGATATTGAATCGCAAAATGTGCCATTG GTTGAAAATACAGTTGAGATGAAAGCAGGGGCAACTTCTTCCAGCGGGAGAGCTGGTCATTCGAAATATGCTAACAACAGGGAGAATATTGCCAGCAAATACACTGCTGTTAGAGAACAGAACCGGCAGGTAGGGAAGTCAGTGAAAAAGGAAATTTCGTCAAACTCTGTGTCTTTGCTTGAAGAGAGAAATTCTGAGCAGGGGTCCAACACTGGTGTACCACCAACTGGAGTGTCCGCAACATGGGCCTCAATGAAGATTGGTTTTCAGAACTTCAAAGCAAATATGGGTTCCAAGAAGTTCATTCCTTTGCGCCAAGATCCAGGATTTGTTCCAAATTCCAATGTCTCTTCACCTGAATCTCTTGATGACATATTCCAAAGGTTGAAACGGCGGCCTGCAAACATGCCTGTCGATTAccttgacgacgacgatgatgacaacACAGGAGACATGGTTCTGCATTTCCAGGATCATTGA